The following coding sequences are from one Buchnera aphidicola (Cinara confinis) window:
- the hisD gene encoding histidinol dehydrogenase: protein MCKLSKNIFDWNNMNSEQRNKILLRPLLNKKNDIKKKVLKIINNVKKNGDAALKKYTLEFDKIKLNDFFISEKKLQQASFLVKDNFKEAILTSFNNITKFHSFQKFKNIDVNISLGIRCQRIVTPIQSVGLYVPGGITPLISTALMLSIPANLAGCPNITLCSPPPITNEMLYAAKICNIKRILQLGGAQAIAALAFGTKTISKVDKIFGPGNAFVTAAKIKLCDMVSGLSIDMPAGPSEVLIIADTFSNPEFIAADLLAQAEHDYNAQVILLTPCLNIAYHVYFYLKKHIKHLSRLEYILHAWKNSKIIITPSLKTSFDISNQYAPEHLILHIQDARKYLAWIKNAGSVFIGSWTPESVGDYITGTNHVLPTYGYAKTYSGLSVLDFQKFITIQEVSKNALKNLANSIAVLSKIEGLDAHNHSILVRTKLLKTT from the coding sequence ATGTGTAAGTTAAGTAAAAATATTTTTGACTGGAATAATATGAATTCCGAACAACGGAATAAAATATTGTTACGGCCGTTATTAAATAAAAAAAATGATATTAAAAAAAAAGTTTTGAAGATTATTAACAATGTTAAAAAGAATGGAGATGCTGCATTAAAAAAATATACTTTAGAATTTGATAAAATAAAACTAAATGATTTTTTTATTTCTGAAAAAAAATTACAGCAAGCGTCTTTTTTAGTTAAAGATAATTTTAAAGAAGCTATATTAACTTCCTTTAATAATATTACAAAATTTCATAGTTTTCAAAAATTTAAAAATATAGATGTCAACATATCTTTAGGAATTCGATGTCAACGTATTGTAACTCCGATTCAGTCAGTAGGGTTATATGTTCCTGGAGGCATTACACCTCTGATATCGACCGCCTTAATGTTATCTATTCCCGCTAATTTAGCAGGGTGTCCTAATATTACTTTATGTTCGCCGCCACCAATTACTAATGAGATGTTATATGCAGCTAAAATATGTAATATTAAAAGAATTTTACAGTTAGGCGGGGCGCAAGCAATTGCAGCTTTAGCTTTTGGAACTAAAACTATTTCAAAAGTAGATAAAATTTTTGGTCCTGGTAATGCTTTTGTTACTGCAGCTAAAATTAAATTATGTGATATGGTCTCTGGTTTATCTATTGATATGCCTGCTGGACCTTCTGAAGTTTTAATTATCGCTGATACATTTTCAAATCCTGAATTTATTGCGGCTGATTTATTAGCTCAAGCCGAGCATGATTATAATGCTCAAGTAATTTTGTTAACGCCTTGTTTAAACATAGCTTATCACGTATATTTTTATTTAAAAAAACATATAAAACATTTATCTAGATTAGAATACATCTTACATGCTTGGAAAAATAGTAAAATTATTATTACTCCTTCTCTAAAAACATCTTTTGACATTTCGAATCAATATGCTCCAGAACATTTGATACTACATATTCAAGATGCAAGAAAATATTTAGCTTGGATAAAAAATGCTGGATCTGTTTTTATTGGGTCATGGACACCAGAATCGGTAGGCGATTATATTACAGGTACAAATCATGTATTACCAACATATGGATATGCTAAAACGTATTCAGGATTAAGTGTTTTAGATTTTCAAAAATTTATTACGATACAAGAAGTTTCTAAAAATGCTTTAAAAAATTTAGCTAATAGTATTGCGGTTTTATCAAAAATAGAAGGTTTAGATGCACATAATCATTCTATTTTAGTTAGAACTAAATTATTGAAAACTACTTAA
- the aroC gene encoding chorismate synthase has translation MAGNTIGKIFRVTTCGESHGSMLAGIIDGMPPKFPLSETDLQYDLNRRKPGFSKYTTKRRENDKVNIFSGVFNGYTTGTSIGITILNTDIRSQDYSNIQNIYRPNHADYTYEKKYHIRDYRGGGRASARETAIRVAAGAIAKKYLNYMYGIKIRGYLLQLGDIYCPFHSWEEVEKNPFFCSNPEKIAQLKNKIIKLKKQGNSIGAKIVVIAQNIPLGLGEPVFDRLDADIAHAIMSINASKSVEIGDGINVTQQSGSVHRDEISQKGFSSNHSGGILGGISNGNEIIVTAAFKPTSSIKIPGKTITKQGKETTIVTTGRHDPCVGIRAIPIAEAMLAIVLMDHTLRNRAQCSQLIHIQR, from the coding sequence ATGGCAGGAAATACCATTGGAAAAATATTTCGCGTAACAACATGTGGTGAATCACATGGATCAATGTTAGCAGGAATCATTGACGGTATGCCACCAAAATTTCCATTATCTGAAACTGATTTACAATATGATTTAAATCGAAGAAAACCTGGTTTTTCAAAATACACAACGAAAAGACGTGAAAATGATAAAGTTAATATTTTTTCAGGTGTTTTTAATGGATATACTACAGGTACTAGTATAGGTATTACTATTCTCAATACTGATATACGCTCACAAGATTATTCAAATATTCAAAATATATATCGACCAAATCATGCTGATTATACATATGAAAAAAAATATCACATTAGAGATTATCGCGGAGGAGGTCGGGCTTCTGCACGAGAAACAGCTATCAGAGTAGCGGCCGGAGCTATTGCAAAAAAATATTTAAATTATATGTACGGAATTAAAATCAGAGGATATCTACTACAATTAGGTGATATTTATTGCCCTTTTCATTCTTGGGAAGAAGTTGAAAAAAATCCTTTCTTTTGTAGTAATCCAGAAAAAATTGCTCAATTAAAAAACAAAATAATAAAACTCAAAAAACAAGGAAATTCCATAGGCGCAAAAATTGTTGTAATAGCACAAAATATACCTCTTGGACTAGGAGAACCAGTATTTGATCGATTAGATGCAGATATCGCCCATGCAATCATGAGTATTAATGCCTCTAAATCAGTAGAAATTGGAGACGGAATCAATGTTACGCAACAATCTGGAAGTGTTCATAGAGACGAAATATCTCAAAAAGGTTTTTCTAGTAATCATTCAGGGGGAATTCTAGGAGGTATTAGCAACGGAAATGAAATAATCGTAACAGCAGCCTTTAAACCTACTTCTAGTATAAAAATTCCCGGAAAAACTATCACAAAACAAGGTAAAGAGACAACAATAGTCACTACAGGAAGACATGATCCTTGCGTCGGGATTAGAGCTATACCAATTGCTGAAGCAATGTTAGCTATTGTTTTAATGGATCACACATTAAGAAATCGTGCTCAATGCAGTCAATTAATACATATTCAAAGATAA
- the hisG gene encoding ATP phosphoribosyltransferase, whose amino-acid sequence MLNKNRLRLAIQKSGRLSLDSKNLLKQCGIKINLQKSSLIAFAENMPIDIMLVRDDDIPGLIMDGVVELGIVGANVLEEEKLSRKFLGTVSKSYKILQRLDFGFCRLSLAVPMEMKYLDIFCLKNAQIATSYPYLLKKYFDKKNIVFKPFVLNGSVEVASNAGLANAICDLVSTGATLEANGLKEVEVIYQSSACLVSQKMNDISSFKYQLIDQLLTRIQGVIKARESKYIMLHAPREKLVQVMGLLKGIERPTVLELVGDKSKVVLHMVSSETVFWETMEGLKKLGASSILVLPIEKMME is encoded by the coding sequence ATGTTAAATAAAAATCGTTTACGTTTAGCAATACAAAAGTCAGGTCGCTTAAGTTTGGATTCGAAAAATTTATTGAAACAATGTGGTATAAAAATTAATTTACAAAAGTCTAGTTTAATAGCTTTCGCTGAAAATATGCCAATTGATATTATGTTAGTAAGAGATGATGATATACCTGGATTAATTATGGATGGAGTAGTAGAATTAGGAATTGTAGGTGCTAATGTTTTAGAAGAAGAAAAATTATCAAGAAAATTTTTAGGTACGGTTTCAAAATCATATAAAATTTTACAGCGTTTAGATTTTGGTTTTTGCAGATTATCTTTAGCTGTACCTATGGAAATGAAATACTTAGATATTTTTTGTTTAAAAAATGCACAAATTGCTACATCATATCCTTATTTATTAAAAAAATATTTTGATAAAAAAAATATTGTTTTTAAACCTTTTGTATTAAATGGTTCAGTAGAAGTAGCGTCCAATGCTGGATTAGCAAATGCTATTTGTGATTTAGTTTCTACAGGAGCAACTTTAGAAGCTAATGGATTAAAAGAAGTTGAAGTAATTTATCAATCTAGCGCTTGTTTAGTATCTCAAAAAATGAATGATATTTCTTCATTTAAATATCAATTAATTGATCAGTTATTAACACGTATCCAAGGAGTAATTAAAGCTCGGGAATCTAAATATATTATGTTGCATGCTCCTCGAGAAAAATTAGTGCAAGTAATGGGTTTATTAAAAGGTATAGAGCGACCGACAGTATTAGAATTAGTAGGAGATAAAAGTAAAGTCGTATTACATATGGTAAGTAGTGAAACTGTTTTTTGGGAAACCATGGAAGGATTAAAAAAATTAGGAGCTAGTTCTATATTAGTTTTGCCAATTGAAAAAATGATGGAATAA
- the smrB gene encoding endonuclease SmrB yields MKKKNKISDQEKDFFLYQMQGVKKIKQDRVYHRPIYNRKKLRWYTRNVIEQNAHCFYFKNFSFDKPFFICEDPVFFIRTLNCNIDIKKLKKGEYIPEIILDLHGVNLYQAEKELGKLITICFQENIICASIIHGYGKKILKNQIPFWLIRHPDVIAFHQAPKTFGSDAAIFIFLKKKI; encoded by the coding sequence ATGAAAAAAAAAAATAAAATTTCTGATCAAGAAAAAGATTTTTTTCTTTATCAAATGCAAGGCGTTAAAAAAATTAAACAAGATAGAGTTTATCATAGACCAATTTATAATAGAAAAAAATTACGGTGGTATACAAGAAATGTTATAGAACAGAATGCTCATTGTTTTTATTTTAAAAATTTTTCTTTTGATAAGCCTTTTTTTATTTGTGAAGACCCTGTTTTTTTTATACGTACATTAAATTGTAATATTGATATTAAGAAATTAAAAAAAGGTGAATATATACCAGAAATTATTTTAGATTTACATGGTGTGAATTTATACCAAGCAGAAAAAGAATTAGGAAAACTTATAACAATATGTTTTCAAGAAAATATTATTTGCGCGAGCATCATTCATGGATATGGAAAAAAAATATTAAAAAATCAAATTCCTTTTTGGTTAATAAGACATCCTGATGTAATAGCATTTCATCAAGCTCCGAAAACATTTGGGTCTGATGCTGCTATTTTTATTTTTTTAAAAAAGAAAATATAA